A window of the Scyliorhinus torazame isolate Kashiwa2021f chromosome 12, sScyTor2.1, whole genome shotgun sequence genome harbors these coding sequences:
- the mrpl17 gene encoding large ribosomal subunit protein bL17m — protein MRLTTALWISHGKVARRMGLGPQSRLDMLRNLVTALVRHERIETTLARADEMKPYAEKLVDYAKRGDTDEKAMKIADFWLTEKDLVPKLFKVLAPRFQEDRGSYVRMLQIPTRERDRARMAVIEFRRNPLPPLIAKRPGANEKTLINQLLKGYREEVAFKGASGSGDTQASSAA, from the exons ATGCGTCTGACCACTGCTCTGTGGATTAGCCATGGAAAGGTTGCCCGTCGGATGGGACTTGGGCCCCAATCCCGCCTCGATATGCTACGGAACCTTGTGACTGCGTTAGTGCGCCATGAGAGGATTGAAACCACGCTGGCACGGGCTGACGAGATGAAACCTTATGCTGAGAAG CTTGTGGACTATGCGAAACGGGGTGACACGGACGAGAAAGCCATGAAGATAGCCGACTTCTGGCTGACG GAGAAAGATCTCGTCCCAAAGCTCTTCAAGGTACTGGCTCCCCGATTCCAGGAGGACCGAGGGAGTTATGTTCGGATGCTACAGATTCCGACCCGTGAGAGGGACAGGGCCAGAATGGCCGTCATTGAGTTCAGGCGTAATCCTTTGCCACCCCTCATTGCCAAGCGCCCAGGAGCCAATGAGAAGACTCTGATCAATCAGCTGCTGAAGGGCTACAGGGAAGAGGTGGCGTTCAAGGGAGCTTCGGGCAGCGGCGACACCCAGGCTTCGAGTGCGGCCTAG